One genomic window of Methanosarcina acetivorans C2A includes the following:
- a CDS encoding Nudix hydrolase: MTELISEVDKDDNFLGLRPREEFYSGNHIHRASQLILLDPENRMLLQKRAPGKYWFPNRYTYSVSGTVADESYEACIAREMLEEIGISVPFRKLFKIPCILENKGAYHTVFSGRCSEGTASLILYDPEEAVSVEWVELEELYRAVKIEPDSYTPSLKAGIIKIFEEGREKYLF; the protein is encoded by the coding sequence GTGACAGAGTTGATCAGTGAAGTTGACAAAGATGATAATTTTCTTGGACTGCGCCCTAGGGAAGAATTTTATTCGGGAAATCATATTCACAGGGCTTCCCAGCTCATCCTCCTTGACCCCGAAAACAGAATGCTCCTTCAGAAGCGGGCTCCCGGAAAATACTGGTTTCCCAACCGCTACACCTATTCCGTAAGCGGCACTGTCGCAGACGAGTCCTACGAAGCCTGCATTGCGCGGGAAATGCTCGAAGAAATAGGAATCTCAGTCCCTTTCAGGAAATTGTTCAAAATCCCCTGCATCCTGGAAAACAAAGGAGCTTACCATACGGTATTCTCAGGCAGATGCTCGGAAGGAACTGCCAGCCTTATCCTGTATGACCCCGAGGAAGCCGTTTCCGTTGAGTGGGTGGAGCTCGAAGAACTGTACAGGGCTGTTAAAATCGAGCCTGACAGCTATACGCCTTCCCTGAAGGCAGGGATAATCAAAATCTTTGAAGAAGGGCGCGAAAAATATCTTTTCTGA
- a CDS encoding twin-arginine translocase TatA/TatE family subunit: MVGMPGPMELMFIFAIAILLFGASKLPELARSMGSSVGEFKKAQRESEQNLKDFEKSLKEPITPKTKVQETATKLGIDIKSKTDDQLLEEIQKVAEKPKEVSEP; the protein is encoded by the coding sequence ATGGTTGGCATGCCAGGTCCCATGGAACTGATGTTTATATTCGCAATAGCTATACTCCTTTTTGGGGCAAGCAAACTCCCGGAACTTGCACGGTCTATGGGAAGTTCGGTGGGAGAATTCAAAAAAGCCCAGAGAGAATCCGAACAGAACCTGAAGGATTTTGAGAAATCCTTAAAGGAACCCATAACTCCAAAGACCAAGGTACAGGAGACTGCTACAAAGCTCGGGATTGACATAAAAAGCAAGACCGACGACCAGCTGCTTGAAGAGATCCAGAAAGTCGCAGAGAAACCAAAAGAAGTCTCTGAGCCCTGA
- a CDS encoding Sec-independent protein translocase subunit TatA/TatB: MIGSLELLAILGAALFLFGPTKLPELARSLGGAVGEFKKAQRAAELELTTFDSYTRRTEGATAGAKEEATKKETEDLNTKTGADQSLKDSLEARSSIPETENPEASGANGKIPEN; this comes from the coding sequence ATGATAGGTTCCCTTGAATTACTTGCAATCCTTGGCGCTGCACTCTTTCTCTTCGGGCCAACGAAGCTCCCCGAACTTGCAAGGTCGCTTGGAGGTGCGGTAGGAGAGTTCAAAAAAGCCCAGAGAGCTGCTGAACTGGAGCTTACGACTTTCGATTCATATACCCGGAGAACCGAGGGGGCTACTGCCGGGGCAAAAGAGGAAGCAACGAAAAAAGAAACTGAAGACCTGAATACAAAAACTGGAGCGGACCAGAGCCTTAAAGACTCACTGGAAGCCAGGTCTTCCATTCCAGAAACGGAAAATCCCGAAGCTTCTGGAGCCAATGGAAAAATTCCGGAAAACTGA
- the tatC gene encoding twin-arginine translocase subunit TatC, with translation MNSHNTRNQLPDTGNKINGSTNTYSSGVPGDFEEPLMAHLYELRNRLAVVLVWLFLSMLVAYPFSEKGMMLVWKEFISPELDMAVYSPLEWIFARLKLCLVFALAVSIPQFFYQLYRFAGKGLYPHEKRFFLKVVPASFLLFILGAALGYFIVLPVMFRYIFFYSGDVASAQLSVQNTLSAVTTILAGFGVVFQAPLLVVFAVKLGLVKYQTLKKQRLLVYSAIVTLSLFLSPDPTFIAQILVALLLAVLFEFSLLLVRLF, from the coding sequence ATGAACTCCCATAATACCAGAAACCAGCTCCCTGATACAGGAAACAAAATTAATGGAAGCACTAATACTTATTCTTCCGGGGTACCTGGAGACTTCGAAGAACCCCTTATGGCTCACCTGTATGAGCTCAGGAACCGGCTTGCCGTAGTTTTGGTCTGGCTCTTTCTGTCTATGCTGGTTGCATATCCCTTCTCGGAAAAAGGGATGATGCTTGTCTGGAAGGAATTCATAAGTCCGGAACTGGATATGGCGGTCTATTCCCCACTTGAATGGATCTTTGCCCGCCTCAAGCTCTGCCTGGTCTTTGCCCTTGCAGTCTCAATCCCCCAGTTCTTCTACCAGCTCTACAGGTTTGCAGGCAAAGGGCTTTATCCTCATGAGAAGCGCTTTTTCCTGAAAGTTGTCCCTGCTTCGTTCCTCCTCTTTATCCTGGGAGCCGCCCTCGGCTACTTCATTGTCTTGCCTGTGATGTTCAGGTACATTTTCTTTTATTCAGGGGATGTGGCTTCAGCCCAGCTCTCCGTCCAGAATACTCTCTCGGCAGTGACAACGATCCTTGCAGGCTTCGGGGTCGTATTTCAGGCTCCCCTCCTTGTGGTATTTGCCGTGAAACTGGGGCTTGTAAAGTACCAGACCCTCAAGAAACAGCGTTTGCTGGTCTACAGCGCAATTGTAACGCTTTCCCTGTTCCTTTCACCCGACCCTACATTCATTGCCCAAATTCTGGTCGCGCTTCTGCTTGCAGTCCTCTTTGAATTCAGCCTGCTGCTGGTAAGGCTTTTTTAA
- the tatC gene encoding Sec-independent protein translocase TatC, whose protein sequence is MSEAIENLSVILLTLRKKLTVVAAVLFTGVVLSFQFTGPLIERMKEDLLPEGAKLVYVSPLEVMMLKLKLSFIIGLLLTLPFIAFYAYRAVSRRFSLRNPIQIGKSQFLLLSVAALVMFVIGASYAYFFMLPLFLDYLYLNAAGSGVTATYSIFKFISFAAAGTALFGLIFELPIVLTFLTRNGFIQYSTLVTYRKHIYIVFLVAGAIITPPDVLSQVMVAVPMVIFFEVSMVVVRVLGVKHKVSQPDHSSASRVSERS, encoded by the coding sequence ATGTCTGAAGCAATTGAAAACTTAAGTGTAATTCTGCTGACCCTGCGAAAGAAATTGACTGTGGTTGCTGCAGTTCTCTTCACAGGCGTCGTTCTTTCTTTTCAGTTTACGGGTCCGCTGATTGAGAGGATGAAAGAGGACCTCTTACCTGAGGGTGCTAAGCTGGTTTATGTGTCCCCTCTCGAAGTAATGATGCTGAAGCTCAAGCTCTCATTTATAATAGGTCTGCTCTTAACCTTGCCCTTTATCGCATTCTATGCCTACCGGGCTGTATCGAGGCGTTTTTCTTTACGAAATCCTATACAGATCGGGAAAAGTCAGTTTTTACTTTTGAGTGTAGCTGCTCTTGTAATGTTTGTTATCGGGGCTTCTTATGCTTACTTCTTCATGCTTCCCCTTTTTCTGGACTACCTCTACCTGAACGCAGCAGGTTCGGGGGTAACTGCAACCTATTCGATCTTCAAGTTCATCTCGTTTGCAGCTGCAGGCACGGCCCTTTTCGGGCTAATTTTCGAGCTCCCGATTGTCCTCACCTTCCTGACCCGGAACGGCTTTATCCAGTACAGTACCCTTGTGACCTACCGCAAGCACATTTATATTGTCTTCCTGGTTGCAGGAGCTATAATTACTCCTCCTGACGTGCTCAGCCAGGTCATGGTAGCTGTACCAATGGTCATCTTTTTTGAGGTCAGCATGGTTGTTGTGAGGGTGCTTGGCGTGAAACATAAAGTCTCTCAGCCTGACCATTCATCGGCATCTCGAGTTTCCGAAAGAAGCTAA
- a CDS encoding DMT family transporter, whose translation MEPRYIRANAQVIAASVIYGFAGIFFLYIKNMAAGPVVFCQLLFGFLVLAAYLATAGKFSGSSRIRLRGKRKAILLLGAWQAGVMLSYYTAVNFTNVSMSVLLLYTVPFYVLLIAPVILKEKISTKNLVALTLSLIGVVVVVGPANLVFGTAGSGYLYGVLMGLFSGFFYACIIMTSRYLRDEYSGLEQLFLSTGVTLVILLPFMLQISSTALLENLPVLLFLGVMITSFGSILYFTGLEHVKAQNASIISLLEPVSAIFFAYLILNDPVSQATLFGCILILASSLLMSLESESKI comes from the coding sequence ATGGAGCCCAGATATATAAGAGCAAATGCTCAGGTTATTGCCGCCTCCGTAATCTACGGATTTGCAGGAATCTTCTTCCTTTACATTAAAAACATGGCGGCGGGACCTGTTGTATTTTGCCAGCTTCTTTTTGGGTTTCTTGTTCTAGCCGCTTACCTGGCAACGGCAGGAAAATTCTCAGGAAGCTCAAGGATCCGGCTTAGGGGAAAAAGAAAAGCCATCTTGCTGCTCGGGGCCTGGCAAGCCGGAGTGATGCTTTCCTATTACACGGCTGTGAACTTTACGAATGTCTCAATGTCCGTGCTTTTGCTTTATACGGTTCCTTTTTATGTCCTGCTGATCGCTCCTGTCATCCTTAAAGAAAAGATCAGCACAAAAAACCTTGTTGCTCTTACTCTCTCACTTATAGGGGTAGTGGTGGTCGTGGGCCCGGCAAATCTTGTTTTCGGCACGGCAGGCTCAGGCTATCTCTACGGTGTGCTTATGGGACTTTTTTCGGGCTTTTTTTATGCCTGCATAATCATGACCTCCCGCTACCTCAGAGACGAATATTCAGGCCTGGAACAGCTTTTCCTCTCAACAGGCGTGACTCTTGTGATCCTCCTCCCCTTTATGCTGCAGATATCCTCCACAGCCCTGCTTGAAAACCTGCCAGTCCTGCTCTTCCTCGGGGTAATGATAACCTCTTTCGGATCCATTCTCTATTTCACAGGACTTGAGCATGTAAAAGCTCAGAATGCGAGTATAATCTCCCTGCTTGAGCCTGTAAGTGCCATTTTTTTTGCCTACCTCATCTTAAACGACCCGGTTTCCCAGGCAACCCTGTTCGGATGTATCCTTATTCTCGCAAGCTCTCTCCTTATGAGTCTGGAAAGTGAAAGCAAAATATGA
- a CDS encoding pentapeptide repeat-containing protein: MRSASSSVPVSKSERGSTLNLRRVDFLDLRTGFFLEFSLASVARYRVFEVISGIKSGPDRGKSPSPSEEKASVWESSASVSVSVSYFTSESASSLCGSSPCSSSSPSPVAGPSPSASSSATLFISSSYPASEKSGEEDFIPEASFSGASFSGASFSGVNFPGASSIRELFSGESSERNST, translated from the coding sequence ATGAGATCAGCTTCTTCGTCCGTCCCCGTCTCGAAATCCGAACGTGGATCAACACTGAATTTAAGGAGAGTCGATTTCCTGGATCTTCGGACAGGTTTCTTTCTGGAGTTTTCGTTAGCGAGTGTAGCCAGATACCGGGTTTTTGAAGTAATTTCAGGAATTAAATCCGGGCCTGACCGGGGGAAAAGCCCGTCTCCCAGCGAGGAGAAGGCATCAGTATGGGAATCTTCAGCTTCGGTATCGGTATCAGTTTCATACTTTACATCAGAATCCGCTTCATCACTTTGTGGCTCATCACCCTGTTCATCATCCAGTCCATCTCCGGTTGCAGGTCCCTCCCCATCTGCTTCTTCTTCAGCTACTCTTTTTATTTCCTCTTCATATCCCGCTTCAGAGAAAAGCGGTGAGGAAGATTTCATTCCAGAGGCATCCTTTTCAGGGGCATCCTTTTCAGGGGCATCCTTTTCAGGAGTAAACTTTCCGGGAGCATCTTCTATCAGGGAACTCTTTTCAGGGGAATCTTCCGAAAGGAACTCTACCTGA
- a CDS encoding GTP pyrophosphokinase: MQKQMSNLIEEYKQARPEYEEYTKKIYELICNLIKESSIKTYSVDKRTKGIENLEEKLCRKGNAYNQLSDITDLSGVRVVCYFSSEVEHIAKIIEQNFMIIPELSIDKKKLLDPDRFGYLSLHYVVKLSETRKNLLEYRKCQDLLCEIQIRSILQHSWAEIEHDLVPIRKVGNAIEK; the protein is encoded by the coding sequence ATGCAAAAACAAATGTCGAATCTTATAGAGGAGTACAAACAAGCTAGACCGGAGTATGAAGAGTATACAAAGAAAATTTACGAATTAATCTGTAATCTTATAAAAGAAAGTAGCATCAAAACTTATTCAGTTGACAAGCGTACAAAAGGAATAGAGAATCTAGAAGAAAAGTTATGCAGGAAAGGAAATGCTTACAATCAACTGTCAGATATTACTGACCTATCTGGTGTTAGGGTTGTTTGTTATTTTTCATCTGAAGTTGAACACATAGCAAAAATCATTGAACAAAATTTTATGATAATCCCTGAACTATCAATAGATAAAAAGAAACTACTAGACCCTGACAGATTTGGGTATCTCTCTCTGCATTATGTAGTAAAACTCTCAGAAACTAGAAAAAATCTACTAGAGTATAGGAAATGTCAGGATCTTTTATGTGAAATACAAATACGTTCTATTTTACAACACTCATGGGCAGAAATTGAACATGACTTAGTGCCTATCCGAAAAGTCGGTAATGCGATCGAAAAGTAA
- a CDS encoding transposase has translation MGKGNIAIDKSMIKTIVDGKIIIPLPKVLVENRYYPMFSIFSPTQCDSCGSKLHVNSHHTRFIISRYGTISLNVTYWLCPTCKKHYHDRVIGVQGSANYSSEYYDTQINVRYDGRCSLHNSRRIGETYTEGVINVCGRAPCPTSLWLYEQKLAKLSKQELLNQGVSFEETLYVDGNWIKNGWKKKLEEFIGTKLTKKEWKKMRYKSVYVVATKEKVILDFEVTERLPTIEALMPLFIRIKNRFPEDKIKKIVSDEDKAIIGAVKMVFPEVTHSFCVFHQLKNVSKRYYEEFSSVEEIPDNDKITYNEISQLILSDTVISAVAHIQKIREFNSDLELSEASHKAISYAEEIFSKNVSFLKKGFTPETDNTMEQIFSLICDIVDKVRSFKTDNGLTNFCYNLFTFFNKRCFSTGKWKGFSPLMRARFQYG, from the coding sequence ATGGGAAAAGGAAACATTGCAATAGATAAATCAATGATAAAAACGATAGTTGACGGCAAAATAATAATTCCTTTGCCAAAAGTTTTGGTTGAAAATCGATACTATCCTATGTTCTCTATATTCTCCCCTACTCAGTGTGATAGTTGTGGAAGTAAATTACATGTTAACTCTCATCACACTCGTTTTATTATATCACGTTACGGCACTATATCTCTCAATGTTACATACTGGCTTTGTCCCACTTGTAAGAAACATTATCATGATCGGGTTATTGGTGTTCAGGGTTCTGCAAATTACAGTTCTGAATATTATGATACACAAATAAATGTCAGATACGATGGACGATGCAGTCTGCACAATTCTCGGCGAATTGGGGAAACATATACAGAAGGAGTAATAAATGTCTGTGGAAGAGCTCCTTGTCCCACTTCATTGTGGTTATATGAACAGAAACTAGCAAAACTTTCAAAGCAAGAACTTTTGAACCAAGGAGTTAGCTTTGAAGAAACATTGTATGTTGATGGGAATTGGATCAAGAATGGATGGAAAAAAAAGCTTGAAGAATTTATTGGAACGAAACTCACAAAGAAAGAATGGAAAAAAATGCGATATAAATCTGTTTACGTTGTTGCTACCAAAGAGAAGGTCATTTTAGATTTTGAAGTAACTGAGAGGTTACCAACAATTGAGGCTCTGATGCCTCTTTTTATACGAATAAAGAACCGATTTCCTGAAGATAAAATCAAAAAGATTGTTTCTGATGAGGATAAAGCGATCATTGGAGCCGTAAAAATGGTCTTTCCTGAAGTGACTCATTCTTTTTGTGTGTTTCATCAATTAAAAAACGTTAGTAAGAGGTATTATGAGGAATTCAGTTCTGTTGAAGAGATTCCAGATAACGATAAGATTACCTACAATGAGATATCTCAATTGATACTTTCTGATACGGTTATCAGTGCTGTTGCGCATATTCAGAAGATACGAGAATTTAACTCTGATCTTGAACTTTCTGAAGCGTCTCATAAAGCGATTTCTTATGCCGAAGAGATTTTCAGCAAGAATGTGAGCTTCTTGAAAAAAGGTTTTACACCTGAGACAGATAATACAATGGAACAAATATTTTCTTTGATATGTGATATAGTAGACAAAGTAAGGTCATTCAAAACCGATAATGGACTAACTAATTTTTGTTACAATCTATTTACTTTTTTCAACAAACGGTGTTTCAGCACTGGAAAATGGAAAGGTTTCTCACCTTTAATGAGAGCAAGATTCCAATATGGATAA
- a CDS encoding HNH endonuclease — MEQRYLRYYNGRYEADIDITVEEWKSMLQNEKIFYKEALDMVLKWYNEIDHQATSKAIMVKYSPELKGTPYNGIVVGLTNRILKYLNRFEVIGTEGNKSRFIVPFEGWHEDYNPSKHFVWKLRDELVQALEELGKVDYQTFPSEKDELTSSIVESTPEGKKILCYTTRYERNAQNRRNAIAIHGTVCQGCGFDFEKTYGEIGRDYIEVHHVKPLCEEEGSVPINAETDLICVCANCHRMIHRRKDSVLSLKELQELLLANKS; from the coding sequence ATGGAACAGCGATACTTGAGATATTACAATGGTCGATATGAAGCGGACATTGATATCACTGTAGAAGAATGGAAATCAATGCTTCAAAATGAGAAAATTTTCTATAAAGAAGCTTTAGATATGGTTTTGAAATGGTATAACGAAATCGACCATCAAGCAACATCAAAAGCAATAATGGTAAAGTATTCTCCTGAGTTGAAAGGCACTCCGTATAATGGAATTGTTGTTGGTTTAACTAACCGAATTCTAAAATATCTAAATCGGTTTGAAGTAATAGGTACTGAAGGCAATAAATCAAGATTCATCGTGCCGTTTGAAGGGTGGCATGAAGACTACAATCCGTCTAAACATTTTGTTTGGAAGTTGAGAGATGAATTAGTCCAAGCCTTAGAAGAGCTCGGTAAGGTAGATTATCAAACTTTTCCATCTGAAAAGGATGAGCTTACAAGTTCCATTGTAGAAAGTACGCCTGAAGGTAAAAAGATACTATGTTATACTACTCGATATGAACGAAACGCACAAAATAGACGTAATGCTATTGCAATACATGGTACTGTATGCCAGGGATGCGGTTTTGATTTTGAAAAGACATATGGTGAAATCGGGAGAGATTATATTGAAGTTCATCATGTAAAACCTCTCTGTGAAGAAGAAGGTTCTGTTCCAATAAATGCGGAAACAGATTTAATATGTGTTTGTGCTAATTGTCATCGTATGATTCACAGAAGAAAAGATTCGGTCCTTTCTCTAAAAGAATTGCAAGAATTACTGTTAGCAAACAAAAGTTGA
- a CDS encoding tetratricopeptide repeat protein: protein MNLDLINKLVFDVVESVRKNNDEPGAALEFTVQFSRKNGISPDFLLNIAKICDSKGMFREEYVFMKACALLGEGEQQIEAYFLSGVLAYFMGRKEAALQEFDEALKLDPGHVNSLCNQGIVLAELGRKVEAENRYGRALELDPEHVSTHCNYGNLFFELGKLQEAELEFRTVLELDPGNANNRCNYANLLVELGRKEEAEENFRLVLEQVPEHVSANYNYANFLKEEGKFEEAEVHYKKVLNVSPGHISTLCNYGNLLSESGRPEEAAMHYKLILRLKPGDADTRANYGQLLFELGRYHEAEIQYKKTLEIDPHHVPTLCKYGNLLKRLGRFRQAEVMYREALELDPEDVNTHYNYSLFLLKLERFDEAKEQYIKAMSSDSSLIFF, encoded by the coding sequence ATGAACCTGGATCTGATCAATAAACTTGTTTTTGATGTTGTGGAATCGGTGAGGAAAAACAATGATGAACCCGGCGCAGCGCTTGAGTTTACAGTCCAGTTTTCAAGGAAAAACGGAATTTCTCCGGACTTTCTCCTGAACATCGCAAAGATATGCGACTCAAAGGGAATGTTCAGGGAAGAATACGTATTCATGAAAGCCTGCGCTCTTCTGGGAGAAGGGGAACAGCAAATCGAAGCTTATTTCCTTTCGGGAGTTCTTGCTTATTTTATGGGGAGGAAGGAAGCTGCTCTTCAGGAATTCGATGAGGCCCTGAAGCTTGATCCCGGACATGTCAACTCCCTCTGCAACCAGGGAATTGTCCTTGCCGAGCTTGGGAGGAAAGTTGAAGCAGAAAACCGGTATGGACGGGCTCTTGAACTTGATCCGGAGCATGTCAGCACCCACTGCAACTATGGGAACCTCTTTTTTGAGCTTGGGAAACTGCAGGAAGCGGAACTCGAGTTCAGGACAGTCCTCGAACTGGATCCCGGAAATGCAAATAACCGCTGCAACTACGCTAACCTCCTTGTCGAACTTGGGCGGAAAGAGGAGGCCGAAGAAAATTTCAGATTGGTGCTCGAACAGGTGCCGGAGCACGTGTCAGCCAACTATAATTATGCCAATTTCCTTAAGGAAGAAGGAAAGTTTGAGGAAGCTGAAGTTCATTATAAGAAAGTTTTGAATGTAAGCCCTGGTCATATAAGTACTCTCTGCAACTACGGGAACTTGCTCTCGGAATCCGGCCGGCCTGAGGAGGCGGCAATGCATTACAAGCTTATCCTCAGGCTGAAACCCGGAGATGCGGATACGAGGGCTAATTACGGGCAGCTCCTTTTTGAGCTAGGGCGGTATCACGAAGCTGAAATCCAGTACAAAAAGACTCTTGAAATAGACCCTCACCATGTCCCTACGCTCTGCAAGTACGGCAATCTGTTGAAACGGCTGGGGAGGTTCAGGCAGGCTGAAGTCATGTACCGTGAAGCCCTGGAACTGGATCCCGAAGACGTTAATACCCACTACAATTACAGCCTGTTCCTTCTCAAGCTTGAGCGCTTTGACGAAGCGAAGGAACAATATATTAAAGCCATGTCCTCGGATTCTTCACTTATCTTTTTTTAA